CTGTGATGGGTTGTTTTAGGGGTAATCGGTTCTcgatccggttcggttcccctcaagaatggAGAACCGGACCAGTggtctcggttctcaatttttcggcATCGAGAACCAtaccatcggtccggtccggttccttgACGGTTCCATCGGACCagacacatgcaaaaaaaaaaaaaaaatgtaccattcctaacatggagtacatgagcttggttactttcaaaaaataaaacagagtgTAACAAAAAAGACTTTTACataggagaataaaaaatagagagtgccaatagcttctcaatttggtaaaatttatTGGACACccttaacaagtaaagagagggtaacttttttaaaaaaaaaaatttcaatctgTCCTATCCGGGTGGTCCGGTCCTAGGATCCTATaactgggaaccggaccgctccctctagaaccgggaatcggaccactGGTCCCGGTCTGGTCtgggtggtccgatttgctcacccctaggttGTGCATTAGATTCCCATGTTGAATGCTCGTGAATGGTTTTCTTTGGCAGGTTGGTCTTGTTTTTTATTACCATTTGTTTACTTTGGACTCTATACCAGGCagcactgattttttttttttgcctttgttaGACATTTTAGGAGAGTTCTCAAAATTCATGAGGTCCTTTTGGCTGTTGGTGTTCTGTATGTTCTCTCCTTTACGTTTAATGTTTTAAATCTGGCAACTTTCTAAAGTTAAAATCCGGTCAGGCTTGATATTACCTTGGTGATTCTTAGTATGTCAACATGTTTGGCGATAAACTTTCTAAAGGTTGTGGTCATGATTGGCCTAAGGTTGCAATATCGTGTTTTCGCAACTACGGTTTTGACACGGCGAGCTAGCAACTTTTAAGACTTTCTCCGAACCGATGAATCTTGACTTCAGCGGTCTTCGGGGAATCGCCCGTCCAACAAGGTTGAATCGAAAGTGACAAGACACCGGCTGTTTTCTTGTGGGGCGAACATAATTCTAGCAGTTGCTTTCAAAATAGTTGCCGCCCACCAAGTAGTCTAGGCATGGATTATACGTTGGTGAAGATCGGTTGGGGGTCATCTGTCATtgaaatgtccaagtcaacCAATTAACATACGTTGGTGAAATCGCGCAAGGCATAGCATCGGCGTTGCTTTACCTCCACGACGAATGAGAACAATGCGTCGTACAACGGGATATAAAGTCTAGCAATATCACGCACGATTCCGATGATCATTCGATTCAGTACCCCTTTTTCACATCTCGAAAGTTTGATCTCCCCTTGAACAGATCAGAGTCTGAGCTGCTGGAGACGGAACTCTCAGATAAGGGAGGAGTTCTTTTTTCTTACCAAGCTGAAAAATAGAACCGTCAtgtctgaattttttcttttctcaagtaTCAGCAAGAAGTCTAGTGTTCAAACGAGCTGTAAGTCGCCTcttttcaaaagagagagacGTGGCATTACCTATGCGGCTACATTTGAACATGGTTGAGATTCTTCAACCATAGCATGATATCGTCCGACGTGGAATTATGGAATAAACACAACCGACGATTAACAGCACTtgtccaaatttaatgaaatttaagttccattttattttgtgaaaaaatgaatgattcgtaatttttttttctgaaattaatCGCTCATATCActcgaaataattagttgataaccaataatttcatataaaaaataatttatgtcatAATATTtctgtaaatgatgaaaatatcttcctgTTCATTCATTCGTTTTTGGAAGTAATACAAACGAACATTTTTGcaaaagaatatttcaaaactacctatttttcacaaaacaaatacACTCTTAATGCAACCGAAAGGAAATTCCGTTTAGATACTTGAATTTACTCGATGGAAAAAGCTTGTGGTATAACTAGtcttaaaaattacaaaataaaatataagtgTTCAGCTCTTAAAGAACTGCATGAATTAAAGAAATGGGGGGAAAACTTGTATTACACAAGAAATCAGTGAGGTAAAATGATTCATTCGTATTTAATGTTTAATGTAGTGCTTTAATTAACTCAAGTTTAATCACTCGGGTTTTATCCCAGTGACTACTCTTTTCACTTGGGAAGGGGGAGTTGGCGGATTCGAATCCCCACTTTTGGGGGAGTGGGGGTGGGGACGCATGGGGAGGGAGCATGGTTGTATTTGTAAATAGAGTAGAATATgaccagataaaaaaaaaactcaagtttaaggacaatattgaacattttgagatagtttagggactaaatcAAACATGTACCAAACGTCCAGGggtcacattgaataaattaaaagttcggatccaatattgcatattggactaaaaaaatttagagatcacattgaacaaatttaaaattcaaaaatcacattgtATATTTAGCTAAAGTTCACGATCATTAATTTCATTTAACCTAATTTGTTTGATCATTCCCCAATGATAGCGCAATAAAAAAACTATTGAAGGTCAAAGGTCAAATATGTGGCCCAGGCGCTGATGGTCAATTGGTGTTTTTGACCGAATAACGAAAGCACGACATTCGACcacaaaaaagggcaaaaaaaaaaaaaaaaaaagacgaaagcGTAACATTGACGAAGTCTCCAACCCAACCTTCCGTCATTTTCTTTGCATTCATATGCAAGTCCCTCCATACGCAGGCGATCACATCGGTACACCAAATTATGTGGCTTAACCTAAACATCATTGAAATCGCGATTAGGTGATTAAAAATCGATTGAATACCAAATATAGGTCATGTGTAGATGGCCAATATATGGCCGCTGAGTCGCCCGATGGTCAATTGTTGTTTTTTTGACGGGGTCTCCTGAACCCTTCGGATTCCAAACAAGCGAAAACGGAAGGGCTAGCGTTTAAGGCTTCCTTTGCTTCggaaaacgaatgatttgaaaaggcaataatttatgtccccatattttcgtggacgatggaCGTGCGAtaactttcaggaaaatattttctaaattacttaattttcgcaaaacaaattgTTCCCTAAAAGTAAAGACTAACTTGCGTGAGGACCAACAAAGGAAACCTAGGTTTTCCATGGGCTTGGTTTCTCTCGTGGTGGTTCATGCGTGCGATCAACCCTTCGCGacgcaatttttttaattaattaattaattaatccggaaGTGTTCCCTGAGATATTTGATAGCACGACCCTTTTAGATTGTACTAATTATTGCgttgaaaattattatttttttcctagcaCACCGTgttgtttttgtcaattttaacttttttttttctccaggtcCAGAGACTAGTCGTCGGGGAGGCTCGTGAGTGGACATTTCTTGTTTTCGTTTTCGCTGAACCGTTCCAAGATGGACTGCGAGTTGTTCAAGAACCAAAAGGCTAAGTCATGCGGGGAGCCGGCCACTCCCCGTTCATTTATATGCGCATGTAACCAGTCAAAGCACCAGAAAAGCTGTGCTAAAACGAGGATGGAACTTCACAGCTCAGATTTCCAGAGCTTCAAGGCCGGAGAGCTTCGATCGCTCTTGGTCTTGGTTCTCTCTCTAGCCAACGCCTTCACTGCTTCGGCATCGTCTCAGGGCATCGATTTCAGCCTCACGGCTTTCAACGAGAGTATCATTAAAGTCGAAGGCAACGCGGAAATTCAGAACGGCTCCATCAGGGTTACGGGGGTCGATCGGGACAAGGCCCCCACCGAGAATGTGGGGTGGGCCACGTACCGCGAGCCGATGCGCCTCTGGGATAAGGCGACGGGGAACGTGGCCGATTTCACTACTCGATTCACCTTCGCCATCAATTCGCTGGGGGAGACGAATTTCGCCGATGGAATGACCTTCTTTCTCGTCCCCAACGGGTCTCACCTCCCGAACAACTCGTCGTTTGGCGCCCTGGCTATTATAGATCCAGGCCGCGACCTTTCAAACTCTTCCGATTGGTTTGTAGCGGTCGAGTTCGACACTTTCCACAACGTCGTCCCCTCTGTGGTCATAGACCCGAATTGTTCGAAGGTTGCACATGTCGGTATAGACTTGAATAATCTCAACTCCTCGAAATATAGCTGTGTGGATTGGTTCAAGGATAAAATCATGAGCGCTGGGTGGATCAACGCTACGATATCGTACAATTCAAGCACGCAGAACTTGAGCGTCGTCATGACAGACGCCAATGCCATGGGTACCAACATAAATTCCTCCGCCATCTATGATATAGTCAACCTGACAGATTACTTGCCGGAGTGGGTGACTTTCGGTTTCTCGGCTTCCACGGGTACAATTTTCGAGTTGCACACTATTGAGGCATGGGAATTCAGCTCCAATGTGCAAGTGGCTGGAAAAAAGAGCAAGTTATGGCTATGGGCCACCTTAGGCTCAGGTTCTTTCGTTTTGCTCATTCTTGCTCTAGCCTTTATTTGGTTTCGTCACCGTTCGAAGAGAAAGGGAACTTCCATGAgcggagaagaagatgatctgGCAATCGATGAAGAATTCGAGCAGGTGCCAGGGCCCAAGAAATTCTACTACAAGGACTTGGTCGCGGCGACCGACAATTTCGCAATTGAACGGTTacttggggaaggaggcttTGGGAGAGTGTATGAAGGTTACTTGACCAGCGTGAATGCTCGTGTCGCAATCAAGAAGATCAGCCCGGGAGCAAGACAAGGGATAAAGGAGTACGCCAGCGAAGTGAAGACCATAAGCCGGCTCCGGCACAGAAACTTAGTCCAACTCATCGGATGGTGCCATGAGAAGAAGGAACTCCTCCTTATCTATGAATACATGTCAAACGGTAGTCTTGATTCTCATCTATTCAAAGAACGAACCTTCTTGCCGTGGGAGAAGCGGTACAAAATCGCGCAAGGCACGGCCTTGGCATTGCTCTACCTTCATGAAGAATGGGAACAGTGCGTCGTGCACCGCGATATAAAGTCCAGCAATATCATGCTCGATTCCGATTTCAATGCTAAATTAGGGGACTTCGGTCTGGCTAGGCTAGTCGACCATGCCAAAGGGTTGGAAACGACAGTGTTGGCCGGAACCATGGGCTATATGGCTCCCGAATGCGTTTACACGGGCAAGGCAAGTAGGGAATCGGACGTCTATAGCTTTGGAGTAGTCCTATTAGAAATAGCTTGCGGTAGAAAAGTCATCGAACCGAGGGCTGAGGAAGGCCAAGTTCGGCTGGTGGACTGGGTTTGGGAGCAAGACGGGACCGGGAGGATACTCGATGCGGCGGAGTCGAAACTTGGTACCGATTTCGACGAAAAGCAACTGGAGTGCACGATGGTCGTAGGGCTGTGGTGCGCCCATCCGGACTACACCGCCCGTCCTTCCATAAGAGAAGCATTTGGCGTTCTCAACTTCAACGCTCCACCGCCCGTTCTCCCACCGAAATTGCCGGTCCCGTTCTCTCAAGCATCAATTGTTTTGTTCCACGCCACCTCGACCAGCGGCACCGAACTGTCTGTTGAATAAACATTAAATGTCCGTATTTTATTAGTGCGTTATTTCAGCAGTTTTATAGGAAAATGAAATGTCAAGAGTCAGGAGTTACTCTTACGGGTGATAATGGGTTTTAATTTTGGTTTATGGCTATTAATAGAATTGCCTATAATTAAGTTTATTTCAGTTTTAGAaggtgtcgcgaccttcaaaataaacgagtttattttcgggctaatggattatcgggttaattaattaactaacctaactcggactctcccaagtccataccaaatcgcaacttatggttcatgtgattatcttgcaaaagatttttcattttttggagccgccactaatcatttttggtaggttgattagaaacctaaataaaatagcgggagaaaactatcttatttccgcgaaccggagattccgaattcgggggatttggttacgtcgatttctctaacgccctttcggtaccattttcatgaaaaatatttgattttgctattttgatggattttgcttgaaattcaaagatgcaattttttggttttttcttcttttttatggggatgtaaaacattgaactttgtacgatatacaccatgggtgatttagaaagaaagaaaacgcagctgatcacgagtatttataaaaataaattaacatgtaataatgctaaaatttggaacacgtggcatgtctaaaataaacaaacaaatgttcaaaccaaacgattacatttttgtagatcgagatggaaaggattaccttctattacacaaaatcttactcacatacacgttatagttcccttcaagatctcggagttggaagaacgcggctgtcgtcgaaaatggcaagcaatggcgttgttgggttgcaaggggcgaaatatgtgtcgggactcgtcgaagatgatgctcgactaaaactcttttcttcactctcgaattttctcttctgatttttctcaagaactctctttttcctctctaaaaattcctttcaaaaactctctcaaaactctctcaattctcttccacctccctaaaaactctctcaattctcttctactctctctctcaattctcttccacttccccctcctaaaactcttctcaagagctctctcttttataggcaaagttcttcatccttcattcttcaccttcatttcttcaccttccatcttcatcttctcttcttcatcttcatttcttcaccttccattttcatcttcccttcttcatcttcatttcttcaccttccattttcatcttcccttcattatcttcccttcatcatcttcccttcttcatcttcttttcattatcttcccttcatcatcttcccttcttcatcttcttttggtatttgcaatctGAGTccacgaagttccaagtatttgcaatacagtccctgaaattttaagtatttgcaatacagtccttgaagtttcaaatcttctcggtgtatttttccatcccgtgcctagtctagacgcatgctaaattaagtgttctgctttgcccgattatatgccaatgcaatgtacgctaaaaataaatatgtgagatgattttttataatttttatgcaaaaaatagattaatcaaaatttaggcgtcaacagctgcccctctttgagtggaggctcgtagaggttccgctcaaagacaaaattgaatcctaaattttgacagtgcaaattatggatgaactttttggcgggagttttaatcccattttttatgtaatgaaatgatgcatgatatgcaagactgtaaataacacgtgtcataatttccctttttcatgttagagaaacctgcacatggatcgc
The sequence above is drawn from the Rhodamnia argentea isolate NSW1041297 chromosome 9, ASM2092103v1, whole genome shotgun sequence genome and encodes:
- the LOC125316467 gene encoding L-type lectin-domain containing receptor kinase IX.1-like, whose translation is MELHSSDFQSFKAGELRSLLVLVLSLANAFTASASSQGIDFSLTAFNESIIKVEGNAEIQNGSIRVTGVDRDKAPTENVGWATYREPMRLWDKATGNVADFTTRFTFAINSLGETNFADGMTFFLVPNGSHLPNNSSFGALAIIDPGRDLSNSSDWFVAVEFDTFHNVVPSVVIDPNCSKVAHVGIDLNNLNSSKYSCVDWFKDKIMSAGWINATISYNSSTQNLSVVMTDANAMGTNINSSAIYDIVNLTDYLPEWVTFGFSASTGTIFELHTIEAWEFSSNVQVAGKKSKLWLWATLGSGSFVLLILALAFIWFRHRSKRKGTSMSGEEDDLAIDEEFEQVPGPKKFYYKDLVAATDNFAIERLLGEGGFGRVYEGYLTSVNARVAIKKISPGARQGIKEYASEVKTISRLRHRNLVQLIGWCHEKKELLLIYEYMSNGSLDSHLFKERTFLPWEKRYKIAQGTALALLYLHEEWEQCVVHRDIKSSNIMLDSDFNAKLGDFGLARLVDHAKGLETTVLAGTMGYMAPECVYTGKASRESDVYSFGVVLLEIACGRKVIEPRAEEGQVRLVDWVWEQDGTGRILDAAESKLGTDFDEKQLECTMVVGLWCAHPDYTARPSIREAFGVLNFNAPPPVLPPKLPVPFSQASIVLFHATSTSGTELSVE